TCGTCCTCCGCTCGCCCGACGGCATCACCGTGCCGCCGGAGTCCTACGAGTCCGCCGTGGACGAGGAGACCGCGGCCCTGGTCGTGTCCCACGTGTTCTACACGAGCGGCGCGATCCAGGACATCGCTCGGCTCGCGACCGTCGCGCACCGCGCGGGAGCCCTCGCCGTCGTGGATGCCTACCAAGCCACGGGCCAGCTTCCCACGGACGTCCACGCCGCGGGCGTCGACGTCCTGATCTCGGGTGGACTCAAGTGGCTCCTGGGCGGCACCGGGATCGCCATGGTGTACGTGCGTAGGGACCGGATCGCCGACCTGCGGCCCACGATCGCGGGATGGTTCGGGAACCGCAGGCAATTCGACTTCGACCCGGCCCGCTTCGATTTCTGGGAGGACGCGCGCCGCTTCGAGCTCGGGACGCCCTCCAACGCCGCCGTGTATGCATGCTCCGCGGGAATCGACCTCGTGCTCGAACTCGGAGTCCCAACGATCCGGCGACGTACGACCGAGTTGGTCAACGACCTGGTCGACCGCCTCGGCGATTCCGGGTTCGAGATCCGCTCTCCCGGCGAGCCCGAGCGCAGGGCGGGCATCGTCATGGTACCCATGGCGGACCCGCCGCGTGCGGTCCATGCCCTCGCGGACCGCGGCATTCTGGTGGACTACCGCCACGATCGCGTCCGCGCATCGCCATACTTCTACAACACGCCCGAGGACAACCAGGCGTTCGTCGACGGGCTCAAGGTCGTGCGCGGCTGAGTCTCAGCTCCGGAACTCCTTCCTCGCCAGGAGGACGAGGGTGAACCCCGCCATGCCCATGAAGGATGCGGACAGGTAGAAGCCGAGGGTGAGGGTGGCGAGGATCGCGCACACCATGGTCAGCTTCCAGTTGAGTCGCTGTATGGCCATGATGCCGCCCAGGAGGGCGGCGGCCTGGGCCGCGATGACCAGGATCCCGCAGACCTGGTTCGTGACGAAGGTGGCCTGGTCGGCGGTCAGGTTCACGTAGTCCGAGTACGAGATGGGGATTAGGGAGGAATAGACC
This genomic stretch from Thermoplasmata archaeon harbors:
- a CDS encoding aminotransferase class V-fold PLP-dependent enzyme, producing the protein MDWSPWRDEFPIFRRMRYLNTCSLGALAARVRAAQYTFLDEWEQYGATAWYSRWMTALEGLRTRFAKVIGADPEEVALAPSVSVALSTLASCLNYATRPKVVFSELDFPTVAYQWAVKPEVHRVVLRSPDGITVPPESYESAVDEETAALVVSHVFYTSGAIQDIARLATVAHRAGALAVVDAYQATGQLPTDVHAAGVDVLISGGLKWLLGGTGIAMVYVRRDRIADLRPTIAGWFGNRRQFDFDPARFDFWEDARRFELGTPSNAAVYACSAGIDLVLELGVPTIRRRTTELVNDLVDRLGDSGFEIRSPGEPERRAGIVMVPMADPPRAVHALADRGILVDYRHDRVRASPYFYNTPEDNQAFVDGLKVVRG